A genome region from Solanum pennellii chromosome 12, SPENNV200 includes the following:
- the LOC107005520 gene encoding myb family transcription factor EFM-like, with product MNMASSNSELSLECKPHQSYSMLLKSFGEKNIDQTQNLEEFLTRLEEERVKIDAFKRELPLCMQLLTNAMEASRQQLHSHRENNHIGQMRPVLEEFIPLKNNNASAELGDEKIVANNTSTIVDNKANWMTSAQLWSPPSDHQETKQQVQISTTCNKENDHHNNMGFSIASKLALDNNNSSCPSPTTLALASSNKQNNNETLLQVEDNNNNNNKNLEIQQDSQGIGGGTNSTSTSTQQQQQQPHRKARRCWSPDLHRRFVNALQMLGGSQVATPKQIRELMKVDGLTNDEVKSHLQKYRLHTRRPSPSPQATTAPPHLVVLGGIWVPPEYAAAAAHGGAPPTATFYGPHSTSHAPSTHYIAAPQALAQEFYNTPQPLQTLHHQQLYHPGSNHMYKPSPKAHSHSSPESDARGTGQHGDRSSESIEDGKSESYSSENGGERKVVVHKF from the exons ATGAATATGGCATCATCAAATTCAGAATTAAGCCTTGAATGCAAACCCCATCAAAGTTATtctatgcttttgaaatcatttggtgagaaaaatattgatcaaacacaaaatcttgaagaattcttaactagacttgaagaagaaaggGTCAAGATTGATGCATTCAAACGTGAACTTCCCCTTTGCATGCAACTTTTAACCAATG CTATGGAGGCTTCAAGGCAACAACTTCACTCCCATAGGGAAAATAATCATATTGGACAAATGAGACcagttcttgaagaattcattcCACTTAAAAATAACAATGCAAGTGCTGAATTAGGAGATGAAAAAATAGTAGCAAATAACACATCTACTATTGTTGATAATAAGGCAAATTGGATGACTTCTGCCCAATTATGGAGTCCACCAAGTGATCATCAAGAAACAAAACAACAAGTACAAATATCAACTACTTGTAACAAAGAAAATGATCATCATAACAATATGGGCTTTTCTATTGCCTCAAAATTAGCATTGGATAACAACAATTCTTCATGTCCAAGTCCAACAACACTAGCACTTGCTTCatctaataaacaaaataataatgaaacatTATTACAAGTGGaagataataacaataataataacaagaatTTGGAAATTCAACAAGATTCTCAAGGCATTGGAGGTGGTACCAATAGCACAAGCACAAGtactcaacaacaacaacaacaaccacataGAAAGGCAAGAAGATGTTGGTCACCTGATTTGCATAGGCGTTTTGTTAATGCTCTTCAAATGTTAGGTGGTTCCCAAG TGGCCACTCCAAAACAAATCAGAGAGTTGATGAAAGTTGATGGATTGACCAATGATGAAGTTAAAAGCCATTTGCAG AAGTACAGACTTCACACTCGAAGACCAAGTCCAAGTCCACAAGCAACAACAGCACCACCCCACTTAGTGGTTTTAGGTGGCATATGGGTCCCACCTGAGTACGCGGCCGCAGCCGCACACGGTGGTGCACCACCTACAGCCACATTTTATGGACCACATTCAACTAGCCATGCACCATCAACTCACTATATTGCGGCTCCACAAGCATTAGCTCAAGAGTTTTATAATACGCCACAACCATTACAAACACTCCACCACCAACAATTGTACCATCCTGGTAGTAATCACATGTACAAGCCATCGCCAAAAGCACATTCTCATAGCTCGCCGGAATCGGACGCCCGTGGAACTGGTCAACACGGTGATCGGTCATCGGAGAGTATCGAAGACGGAAAATCGGAGAGTTATAGTAGTGAAAATGGTGGAGAGAGAAAGGTTGTGGTACACAAATTCTAG